CTTTCTTATATCTGGTTCAAGCCGCTGTGAGGAGTCGGTTGTTTGTAGTGAATCAAGAAACAACATGCATGTGTTGTCGGAATCAAGATCCTCCCCAAAATTGCAAAAGATCAACAAAGTCCAATGGCTCCTGAgggaaaattaaagaaaaatagtcAAAACAGTTGCATTGCAAAAACCATTTCAAGAACATATACGGCAAAATTAAGTTACCAGTAGACGATaggaagaaaaacatatttcttAGAGAAGATCTGCTTTGTCTTGATGGAATCAAAAACACTGCTTCGAATATTTTGGTTTTCGCTTTTGTACATACTGAACCATAAACAATCTAAGTAGACAAAAGAGTTCTTTTTCTCATCCGAGAAGCTCCTCCATACATCCCTAATTCACAATACTCAAAAACGTAAGTAAACCATTAAGAAAAAGAACCTACAAATAAGCACAAATCTATGTAAAAAAAGAGGTAATGCTTACTCTAGGTAAGCTACAAATGCTTTGGAATTGAGTTTTTTCCGTAGCTTGGAAGCTAAATACTTGCACTTGATCCTTCGTTTAGACCTACCACGGCGTGTACATTCGTCATAGAAACAAGGTGCAGTCAATTTCAATATCTGTAACTCCTTGGCTCGCTTTGGTTTAGAAACACGCTTGTTCAAGACAGCAATATGCTTCCAACACGACCTGTGGTGTAGATACTCATCTTCCTCACAATCTGTAAAATCATAGAAATGATGTTGATcaaacccaaataaaaaaaaaaaaaaaacttcacaaaCTACAAAATCAGAACTAGGTATATTATTAAGAAACCATAGTCATAAAATCCCAAAATTTAAGCCAATGCCTGAAAAGTTCTCACTTGATACAATTCACCAAACTAGAGCAATGTAGCCCTAAAACTCCAAATTTAGTAGCACACACAACACATGATTTAGAAACAGTCTCTCGTCACTTGGAAAATTccagggggaaaaaaaaaacacataccaATTTCAAAGTTAAAATCGAAAACccccaaaaaccctaatccccaAAATTGCGTAAAGCACGAAATTAGAAACCTTTGAAAAACCCCCCCAAGGAGAAAAAGACATATAAAAATCGaggcagagagaagaagaagaagaaaagggaaattGATTGAAAATTACCATCAATAATAGTAACACGTCCAGGACTCGTGAcgtatttactatttttaactcgattacttcttcttctcgacATTGATATGGGtaagttcttcttctcttgctgCTATATCttccctcttctcttcttctcttgtaaaaaccttattttgttttgttttcgagTTAATATAGCAGACGGATTACGTGAAGGCTCTTTTGGCCGTTGATTTTAATTACTTTGTTCTAAGTTAATGATTCAATGGTCAAGATGTTTTTGTGTCGCTTTGGTTTCTGTTCTGTAAtatttactgatttttttttaagttttgtcaatattttttctctaagaaaatatttttttattagatgcttttggaaaaatatatagaattaaaCCATTAGTGTGATTTGCCCttacaagttttatttttggtttttagactAACTAGAACActcaaaaataaactaatagtcgATTTCAACCCgcaatattttctcaaattctgtcattatttatgttttattggtttgttatgctttgaatgttttgtaaatagagaaataacatTATCAATACTACTTCTATTGTTTCaccagaaaaaaaacacaatattgttttcaaaatctTAAAAGTATTGACATCTATTTCTACATGTTCTTAAAGGATTGCATGTGTGAAAGACTCCTAAGAGATGCCATAAGAACTAAAGGATCGATAACAAAACTCAGAAACATGTAGCTTGAAAACGTGTGTTGATGAATAAAACGATTGCTGTCAACATTTCTTATATAGGGTTCATATAATTTTAGGACCTTCTTAATCGTTGCTATTCTCTTGGTCATGaagttatattttaatcatataattttaaatcgaaatattgtaaataaataaatgattattttgtttttagttaagTGGTGACAGCATTATTTCTACGATAAAACTCACTGGAGTTCGGCTTCACTAAGTCGCGTAATCCAACGTTGTCGTAGAGATTGACTACAGATCGGACCTTGGCGATTTAATGATGATAAGAAAGAaatgattatcttttttttttggaaagattgTGATCTTTTCGCTCATCTACTCAAATTGTAACCAGATTTCGATTAATCatattaatatcaaatatttaattaaaacaaaattttataaaggatttcctataaataaatttttaaataagtataatttttAAAGGCTAGAACACTAAATGCACTTCAACaatgttaatatatttagatcATTGTGAAGAAATGCATCTCTCTTTATTCATTTGTTTTCAGTGGAATTATCTTAACTTGTAGTTAAATACTAAATCTCAGTTAAATTTTTATCTGATAATTTATTTCCCAAATAATCTAACTTTTCAGtttatatcttataaatatacataatgtatatatatatatatatgtatatttgatGGTGTTGGTGtgacaaacaatttttttttttcatattctttgtGCGTAAATTTACATTACATTAAGAGATTATGTATGAATGTCGTCAATTATATCTTTATAAGTTActgaatattataattttcttacaaaaaaataattcagcccattaataaaaatcaatatttacacttaaatatataattttctgtataatccttttaattactaaatttgatggaattttttttttacattaaagtAGAAGTTTGTTTTATTAATGCTACTAATGAAAATGTGGTTAATGGTTAAATCTTAATAAAGAGCGAAGGGCCCAGTATAATAGCATTTGTTGGGCCGATTCTGGTTTCGGCTTTAAAGGATCTGACCCGACCCGGCTTTGTTCCCGCTCCTTTTTTATCAATCGAGGCGCCAACCATTATTTTGTTGTCGTCTTTGTAGATTTCAACTCAAACAAGAAGACGAATTCAGATCTAACTGagtcgagaaagagagagagagatatgttcGGAAGGCTGAGACCGCCACCATCATCGCCGGACTGTTTGGAGAGATATCCGGCGAAGATCATCAAAGACGATCCTCTCTCTGTATACGGTACTACACTCTTTCCAATCTCAGATTTGAcagcaaagaaaaataaaaccctCGATTTCAAGATCCTGGATGATGAAATCAAGAGATATCTAGAACTAATTTCATATAGAAGGAATCTAGGTTTTGAGAATCCTTTGATTgaatcttttatttcttttgatggGATTGTAGAGTCAACACTGTTGAAGCTGAAGCAAGGATCAAAACTAGAGACTGAGGGTGAGGTGAAtctgtcatcatcatcatcatcatcatcgtctcaGGTCTTCTCTTCGGATTCACAACCAGGAGACACTCATGATGCAATGGCTATAGAATCATGTGAAAGCTCGAAACAgttaaagaacaagaagaaccCATCAGTAATGTCCATGTTTTGCAAGTACAAGAATCAAGCTCAAGCACGAAACATGAAGACAGAGACGACTCAAGAGTGATTTGTAAACACATATCTCTCAAGTTCATATGTATtgattgtattttgattttgtacaaCTTAACTAGACAACTATGTTTTGTAAGGAGCCTATAGAAAAATAATGTAACTTTTTCAGTATGCAATTCATGCAACATGTTCCATAGTCCGGAACAAAATGATCGATCCCTCGAGAAATGATGTACTCTAATCAGTTTCAAATCAAATCTTCAACACTTGTTATGATCTCATTCTTGGGAATAAGGCATGCCACTAGATCAGATTAGTTCATTTCTAATGATTTAGTGGCGTCACTTTGAAAAACCAAAGTTTCtatacacaaaatatttttaatcccATGTCTTCTATATCAAAGATTGCTAAACACTTTCTCAATCATGTGTAGCTGTTTTAATTGACTGCATAAAATGATCTGTAGCCAAACCTTGTTGATAATACTGCTCAATTAGAAACATTTGGggtaaaaacaaatttggataTACATATGAGGACTCATCCATAAATTACACTTTATCCTTCAAATTGGAATTAGTATGGGCCTAACTGATAAATCAGAAATACTTAGgttcaaaattaaataagtttataaaTATGGGGGGTAAATCAAAAACttaacctttcttcttcactgtaAATGAAAAAAGCTTAtccacacactctctctctctctctctctctcacacttcGTCACTCTCTTAAACCCTCAAAAACCCTGAAGAGAGGCGAATGGAATGATGCAGATTTGCCAAACCAATCTCAATTTCACCTTCCCCATttcaaaaaaccctaatttctgcAAACCCAAATCACTCTCCACCGGATTCCAATGGCTTCAACCTCGCCGCATTGACTTACCCCCTTGCCGCGGCTTCAGCTCCGATGAATTCCCCGTCGACGAGACGTTCCTCGAGAAATTCGGACCGAAGGACAAAGATACAGAGGACGAAGCTAGACGACGTAACTGGATCGAACGCGGTTGGGCTCCATGGGAAGAGGTTCTCACACCTGAAGCCGACTTCGCTCGTAAATCGCTTAACGAAGGTGAAGAGGTTCCGCTTCAGTCACCGGAGGCGATCGAGGCGTTTAAGATGCTGAGACCGTCgtataggaagaagaagattaaggagATGGGGATTACGGAGGATGAATGGTACGCTAAGCAGTTTGAGATTAGAGGTGATAAGCCTCCGCCTTTGGAGACGTCTTGGGCTGGTCCGATGGTTCTTAGGCAGATTCCGCCGCGTGATTGGCCGCCGAGAGGTTGGGAAGTTGATAGGAAGGAGCTTGAGTTTATTAGGGAAGCTCATAAGTTGATGGCTGAGAGGGTTTGGCTTGAGGATTTGGATAAGGATTTGAGGGTTGGTGAAGAGGCTGCTGTTGATAAGATGTGTTTGGAGAGGTTTAAGGTTTTCTTGAAACAGTATAATGAATGGGTTGAAGCTAATACAGATAGGTTGGAGGAAGAATCTTAcaaggttcgtttttttttttgtagctttttGCTTACCTTCATTGTTTATGAGCGGTTTGAACAATGAGACATCATTATCTTAATGGCTAAGAGAAGGATTCTAATCAGAAtgaggtttttatttttatccagTATGATCAGGATTTTTATCCGGGTAGAAGGAAAAGAGGGAAGGATTATGAAGATGGGATGGTAAGAGTACTACTCCTGATTTGATGATTTGACTAGCTTGCTAGGTGATGAACTGTTTGAAGTTAAGTTAATTGCTTTTGTCTTTCTGTGCAGTATGAGCTTCCCTTTTACTATCCAGGGATGGTAAGGATTCTATTCATAGGCCTTGTTTATTGTGAATAATGATcggttagatgaaaaatattgtAATGTCCCTGTAGATTTGTGAAGGCACAGTTACCACTCTGCATCTGTATCAGGGAGCATTTGTTGACATTGGAGGTGTTCATGAAGGGTATGTCCACGTGCTGTTAGTTTGTATATATAGCTAAATCATATGTGATTTTTGTACTTATAGGGTATATAAGCTGTCAAATGTTGTCTCTAGTGTCAAATGCTCTATGTGAAAGTTTTGAGTTTATGTGTCTGTGCGTTTGCAGGTGGGTTCCTATAAAAGGTAATGATTGGTTTTGGATCCGGCATTTCATAAGAGTTGGGATGCATGTTATCGTTGAGATCACGGTAATCTTAAGGCACATTTCTCTTTCACATTAATAAGATCTgaatggaaatttttttattctcgTGTTTAATCTGTTCTTTCAGGCAAAAAGAGATCCATACCGGTTTCGGTTTCCGTTAGAGTTGCGCTTCGTCCATCCTAATATAGATCACATGATGTATGTAATTCATAtgtctttctttccttttcaagTCCAGTAAAAATTGACATTGGTTCTGTCCTCAAATGGTCTTGGTTATTGTATGTGTGTTAACTGTGTTTTTACAATCCTGCTCCAGCTTTAATA
The sequence above is drawn from the Camelina sativa cultivar DH55 chromosome 4, Cs, whole genome shotgun sequence genome and encodes:
- the LOC104780659 gene encoding probable ubiquitin-like-specific protease 2A isoform X2, translating into MSRRRSNRVKNSKYVTSPGRVTIIDDCEEDEYLHHRSCWKHIAVLNKRVSKPKRAKELQILKLTAPCFYDECTRRGRSKRRIKCKYLASKLRKKLNSKAFVAYLESFSDEKKNSFVYLDCLWFSMYKSENQNIRSSVFDSIKTKQIFSKKYVFLPIVYWSHWTLLIFCNFGEDLDSDNTCMLFLDSLQTTDSSQRLEPDIRKFVLDVYRTEGRTEDPRLVDEIPLHVPVVPQQTNDVECGSFVLYYIQRFIEDAPEKFSVDDMPYFMKEDWFSHKDLEEFCDKLDSLGTIH
- the LOC104780659 gene encoding probable ubiquitin-like-specific protease 2A isoform X1; amino-acid sequence: MSRRRSNRVKNSKYVTSPGRVTIIDDCEEDEYLHHRSCWKHIAVLNKRVSKPKRAKELQILKLTAPCFYDECTRRGRSKRRIKCKYLASKLRKKLNSKAFVAYLEDVWRSFSDEKKNSFVYLDCLWFSMYKSENQNIRSSVFDSIKTKQIFSKKYVFLPIVYWSHWTLLIFCNFGEDLDSDNTCMLFLDSLQTTDSSQRLEPDIRKFVLDVYRTEGRTEDPRLVDEIPLHVPVVPQQTNDVECGSFVLYYIQRFIEDAPEKFSVDDMPYFMKEDWFSHKDLEEFCDKLDSLGTIH
- the LOC104780660 gene encoding protein PLASTID TRANSCRIPTIONALLY ACTIVE 10, which produces MMQICQTNLNFTFPISKNPNFCKPKSLSTGFQWLQPRRIDLPPCRGFSSDEFPVDETFLEKFGPKDKDTEDEARRRNWIERGWAPWEEVLTPEADFARKSLNEGEEVPLQSPEAIEAFKMLRPSYRKKKIKEMGITEDEWYAKQFEIRGDKPPPLETSWAGPMVLRQIPPRDWPPRGWEVDRKELEFIREAHKLMAERVWLEDLDKDLRVGEEAAVDKMCLERFKVFLKQYNEWVEANTDRLEEESYKYDQDFYPGRRKRGKDYEDGMYELPFYYPGMICEGTVTTLHLYQGAFVDIGGVHEGWVPIKGNDWFWIRHFIRVGMHVIVEITAKRDPYRFRFPLELRFVHPNIDHMIFNKFDFPPIFHRDGDTNPDEIRRDCGRPPEPRKDPGSKPEEEGLLSDHPYVDKLWQIHVAEQMILDDYEANPEKYKGKKLSELSDDEDFDEQKDIEYGEAYYKKTKLPKVILKTSVKELDLEAALTERQHHNKLMMEAKARGEGYKIDKLRRNIEMDEYDSLHWRRSLEEREALLRDISSRQALGLPLEEPGRYKPGNFFGKDQYDPTSALYQYDYWGEPKNSEISKQERMKDAHNKSIVGKGNVWYDMSYDDAIKQTLEKRKAEPNLTQEEETESEKEEDEDDDDDFDDFDDFDYSILSDESSICYPEQQPLVNGTQVLTD
- the LOC104780661 gene encoding uncharacterized protein LOC104780661 — its product is MFGRLRPPPSSPDCLERYPAKIIKDDPLSVYESTLLKLKQGSKLETEGEVNLSSSSSSSSSQVFSSDSQPGDTHDAMAIESCESSKQLKNKKNPSVMSMFCKYKNQAQARNMKTETTQE